A genomic window from Methylorubrum extorquens includes:
- a CDS encoding EcsC family protein has protein sequence MNDLAVAGETLPVPIDPPTGRPLSEEDRAVLRRAVAVLEKPGLASRLSAAAGAPLDMIGRALPAPITETVASATEGAMRTALRVALATLPDKAVKPAGTALERIETEAGGRLSRLLGSSDTRHKALAAVTGAVGGVLGLATLAVELPVSTTLMLRSIAEIAREEGEDLSDPESALACVQVFALGGRAGAETTVADSGYFAVRAALAKTMSEAARYAAHRSLLDAGAPPLVRLTAQIAARFGLVVSQKVAAQAVPVIGALGGAAVNAAFMDHFQSMARAHFTVRRLERAYGRDAVHAAYLEEKAALGLG, from the coding sequence GTGAACGACCTTGCCGTTGCCGGAGAAACCCTCCCGGTCCCGATCGACCCGCCGACCGGACGGCCCCTGTCGGAGGAGGACCGCGCCGTCCTGCGGCGCGCGGTGGCCGTGCTGGAGAAGCCGGGGCTGGCCTCCCGGCTCTCGGCCGCGGCGGGTGCGCCCCTCGACATGATCGGCCGCGCGCTGCCGGCGCCCATCACCGAGACGGTGGCCAGCGCCACGGAGGGCGCGATGCGCACGGCCCTGCGGGTCGCGCTCGCGACCCTGCCGGACAAGGCTGTCAAACCCGCCGGCACGGCGCTGGAGCGCATCGAGACCGAGGCCGGCGGGCGCCTGAGCCGTTTGCTCGGGTCGAGCGACACCCGCCACAAGGCGCTCGCTGCGGTAACGGGCGCCGTCGGCGGCGTGCTCGGCCTCGCGACGCTGGCGGTCGAGCTGCCGGTCTCCACGACGCTCATGCTGCGCTCCATCGCCGAGATCGCCCGGGAAGAGGGCGAGGATCTGAGCGATCCCGAGAGCGCACTCGCCTGCGTGCAGGTCTTCGCCCTCGGCGGACGGGCCGGCGCCGAGACGACGGTCGCCGACAGCGGCTATTTCGCGGTGCGCGCGGCCCTGGCCAAGACCATGTCGGAAGCCGCCCGCTACGCCGCCCACCGCTCGCTACTCGATGCCGGCGCGCCGCCGCTGGTGCGGCTCACCGCGCAGATCGCCGCCCGGTTCGGCCTCGTCGTCTCGCAGAAGGTCGCGGCTCAGGCCGTACCGGTGATCGGGGCGCTCGGCGGGGCGGCCGTCAACGCCGCCTTCATGGACCACTTCCAGTCCATGGCCCGCGCCCACTTCACCGTGCGCCGGCTGGAACGGGCCTACGGCCGGGACGCGGTGCACGCGGCCTATCTCGAGGAGAAGGCGGCGCTCGGCCTCGGCTGA
- a CDS encoding sulfite exporter TauE/SafE family protein, whose product MAGSSSAAARPAKFVEPRTLALIGLAGLVVAAAAALFVTLADAGTVQAVRDGLTSRGFWTAAAVGLAAQTVDGALGMAYGITSTTFLLSTGVPPAAASASVHVAEIFTTAFSGFSHWRLGNVNGALFRRLLIPGVIGAVAGAYLLTSVDGETIKPFVSVYLLGMGLYVLSKAFRTLKTRREPPRAVVPLALGGGFVDAIGGGGWGPVVTTTLVGGGQDPRTTIGSVNAAEFFVAVASGLSFTLLGGLTHWTTIAGLVVGGLFAAPIAAGLVRVIPARVLMVVVGLLIAGLSLVGLTGLFS is encoded by the coding sequence ATGGCCGGATCGTCCTCCGCCGCTGCGCGGCCGGCGAAATTCGTTGAGCCGCGCACGCTTGCCCTGATCGGACTCGCAGGCCTCGTCGTGGCCGCCGCTGCGGCCCTGTTCGTGACGCTCGCCGATGCCGGCACCGTCCAGGCGGTCCGCGACGGCTTGACCAGCCGCGGCTTCTGGACCGCGGCGGCGGTCGGGCTCGCGGCGCAGACCGTCGATGGTGCGCTCGGCATGGCCTACGGCATCACCTCGACCACCTTCCTGCTCTCCACCGGAGTGCCGCCGGCGGCGGCCTCGGCCTCCGTGCATGTGGCCGAGATCTTCACCACTGCCTTTTCCGGCTTCTCGCACTGGCGGCTCGGCAACGTGAACGGCGCGCTGTTCCGGCGCCTGCTGATCCCCGGCGTGATCGGTGCGGTGGCGGGCGCGTACCTCCTCACCTCGGTCGATGGCGAGACCATCAAGCCGTTCGTCTCGGTCTACCTGCTTGGGATGGGGCTCTACGTCCTATCGAAGGCGTTCCGCACCCTGAAGACGCGCCGCGAGCCGCCGCGGGCCGTGGTGCCGCTGGCGCTCGGCGGCGGTTTCGTCGATGCGATCGGCGGCGGCGGGTGGGGGCCGGTGGTCACGACCACGCTGGTCGGCGGCGGCCAGGATCCGCGCACCACGATCGGCTCGGTCAACGCGGCGGAGTTCTTCGTCGCGGTGGCGAGCGGGTTGTCCTTCACCCTGCTCGGCGGGCTGACCCACTGGACCACCATCGCCGGCCTCGTCGTCGGCGGGCTGTTCGCAGCACCCATCGCCGCCGGGCTGGTGCGGGTGATCCCGGCGCGGGTGCTGATGGTCGTGGTGGGCCTGCTGATCGCGGGTCTCAGCCTCGTGGGCCTCACCGGTCTGTTCAGTTGA
- a CDS encoding carboxylate-amine ligase, with product MSAHPYRFGIEEEYFLADAETRGTPRRSVKPFHQAAGERLPEIGRELLQCQVEVCTPPSTSFPAAHAALLEQRQALADLGREHGLLVFAAGTHPIADWARQLPTKGDRYRGILRDVGLAGRRSLICGMHVHVEVADPDRRVALMDRLLPFQPLLFALSASSPFWQGKPTGLSAYRLSAFGELPRTGLPDLMGDAAAYERYVRIMTQAGSIQDASFLWWSLRPSIKFPTLELRIADSCTRLSDAIVVAALFRCLVRLVERRPDINAGLTGVSRAIAAENLWRAQRSGIEAELIDEASEQAFPFEAALDTLLSLIAEDAEALGCTEEVADARRILREGTSADRQIAAFEGTRGGDTSNRQALDAVVDWLAETTRAG from the coding sequence ATGAGCGCCCACCCCTACCGGTTCGGGATCGAGGAAGAGTATTTCCTCGCCGATGCCGAGACCCGCGGCACGCCGCGCCGATCGGTCAAGCCGTTCCATCAGGCGGCCGGGGAGCGGCTGCCGGAGATCGGGCGGGAACTGCTGCAATGCCAGGTCGAGGTCTGCACGCCGCCCTCCACGTCGTTCCCGGCGGCCCACGCCGCGCTGTTGGAGCAGCGGCAGGCCTTGGCGGATCTGGGCCGCGAGCATGGGCTCCTCGTATTCGCCGCCGGCACTCACCCCATCGCCGACTGGGCTCGGCAATTGCCGACCAAGGGCGACCGCTACCGCGGCATCCTGCGCGATGTGGGCTTGGCCGGGCGGCGCAGCCTGATCTGCGGCATGCACGTCCATGTCGAGGTCGCCGACCCCGACCGGCGCGTCGCGCTGATGGACCGGCTGCTGCCGTTCCAGCCGCTGCTGTTCGCGCTGTCGGCCTCCTCGCCGTTCTGGCAGGGCAAGCCGACGGGATTGTCCGCCTACCGCCTCAGCGCCTTCGGCGAGTTGCCGCGCACCGGCCTGCCCGACCTGATGGGCGATGCGGCGGCGTATGAGCGCTACGTGCGCATCATGACACAGGCCGGCTCGATCCAGGACGCGAGCTTCCTGTGGTGGTCCTTACGCCCCTCGATCAAGTTCCCGACGCTCGAACTGCGCATCGCCGATTCCTGCACCCGGCTTTCCGACGCCATCGTCGTGGCGGCCCTGTTCCGCTGCCTCGTGCGGCTGGTCGAGCGCCGGCCCGACATCAATGCCGGGCTCACCGGCGTCTCGCGGGCGATCGCGGCGGAGAACCTGTGGCGGGCCCAGCGCAGTGGGATCGAGGCCGAGCTGATCGACGAGGCCTCCGAGCAGGCGTTCCCTTTCGAGGCTGCCCTCGACACGCTGCTCTCGCTGATCGCGGAGGATGCCGAGGCGCTGGGCTGCACCGAAGAGGTGGCCGACGCCCGCCGCATCCTGCGCGAGGGCACCAGCGCCGACCGGCAGATCGCCGCGTTCGAGGGCACCCGCGGCGGCGACACCAGCAACCGCCAAGCCCTCGACGCGGTGGTGGATTGGCTCGCCGAGACGACGCGGGCGGGGTGA
- the mutM gene encoding bifunctional DNA-formamidopyrimidine glycosylase/DNA-(apurinic or apyrimidinic site) lyase produces MPELPEVETVRRGLAPAMVGARVARVTLRRPNLRFPFPERFAERLEGTTVLDLARRAKYLTAHLDSGESLILHLGMSGRFDVRLPDGSNLSPGDFYLEGALGTPKHDHVVMAFANGATVTYNDARRFGFMDLVATRDLETCRHFASMGVEPLSDALDAPRLARLFAKKITPLKAALLDQRLIAGLGNIYVCEALHRSGLHPALPAGALAKPDGSPTPKARKLVKEIKAVLTEAVAAGGSTLRDYARPDGERGAFQHGFRVYDRVGHACPTKGCTGRVGRIVQGGRSTFFCETCQTLPASQVLPIR; encoded by the coding sequence ATGCCCGAACTGCCCGAAGTCGAGACCGTGCGCCGGGGGCTCGCCCCCGCGATGGTCGGGGCGCGCGTCGCCCGCGTCACCCTGCGCCGGCCGAACCTGCGCTTCCCCTTCCCCGAGCGCTTCGCCGAGCGGCTGGAGGGCACCACGGTGCTCGACCTCGCGCGCCGGGCCAAGTACCTCACGGCACATCTCGATTCCGGCGAGAGCCTGATCCTGCATCTCGGCATGAGCGGGCGCTTCGACGTGCGCCTGCCCGACGGCTCGAACCTCTCGCCCGGCGACTTCTACCTCGAAGGGGCGCTCGGCACGCCCAAGCACGACCACGTGGTGATGGCGTTCGCCAACGGCGCCACCGTCACCTACAACGACGCCCGCCGCTTCGGCTTCATGGATCTCGTGGCGACCCGCGACCTAGAGACCTGCCGACACTTCGCCAGCATGGGCGTCGAGCCGCTCTCCGACGCCCTCGACGCACCCCGGCTCGCGCGCCTGTTCGCCAAAAAGATCACGCCGCTGAAGGCCGCACTCCTCGACCAGCGCCTGATCGCGGGCCTGGGCAACATCTATGTCTGCGAGGCGCTGCACCGCTCGGGCCTCCACCCGGCCCTGCCGGCGGGTGCGCTGGCCAAGCCCGACGGTTCGCCGACACCCAAGGCGAGGAAGCTCGTCAAGGAGATCAAGGCGGTGCTGACCGAGGCGGTGGCGGCCGGCGGCTCCACCTTGCGCGACTACGCCCGTCCGGACGGGGAGCGCGGCGCCTTCCAGCACGGCTTCCGCGTCTACGACCGGGTGGGCCATGCCTGCCCGACCAAGGGCTGCACGGGCCGCGTCGGCCGGATCGTGCAGGGCGGGCGCTCGACCTTTTTCTGCGAAACCTGCCAAACGCTGCCAGCCAGCCAAGTCTTGCCGATCCGGTAA
- a CDS encoding DUF2235 domain-containing protein has product MTTRQHRRLVLFLDGTWNKDDTDHPPTNIVRMREILKIGVDEALAQAPPRPSATSGSTATGSFIEEEGRLVEYVVYYDRGVGTGAWFDPIRGGVFGRGLSRNIRQAYRFLSEHYAEGDEIYIFGFSRGAFTARSLVGYLYAAGLLKPRFCTPENERRAWRHYRRKPQDRFCAEWFALEPYVFDRTSFRVACLGVFDTVGALGVPLSFFRIANAERYAFHSTELSSIVDVSLHAVAIDERRRPFEAALWQRPKFKRDEQAKVEQVWFPGAHADIGGGYADWTRDNPLRTGREELALAWMIARVNALTPGLHFARFEDRGRRPLRIDLPAAIKATIHRPWRTLTQYRRAARTINQIPPLSERGTKPVGAMPHAEPIYEAVHIAALVLLAHPDGVPFERDTWLTPYRPVNLVAALPAIAATYRVADAAIWRIWEPFTRRLPDGTVSEPELCVVDWDGRRIPRSLVGDDPCGLAVLRLLPVNPEILGLTRRPVPQAGVSTVIPVC; this is encoded by the coding sequence ATGACGACAAGACAGCACCGCCGCCTTGTACTGTTCCTGGATGGAACCTGGAACAAGGACGATACGGATCATCCGCCAACCAACATCGTGCGGATGCGCGAGATCTTGAAGATCGGCGTCGATGAGGCGTTGGCTCAAGCGCCTCCGAGACCGTCCGCCACCAGCGGCTCGACCGCCACCGGATCGTTCATCGAGGAGGAAGGCCGGCTCGTCGAATACGTGGTCTATTACGATCGTGGCGTCGGCACCGGAGCTTGGTTCGATCCCATCAGGGGCGGGGTGTTCGGGAGAGGGCTCAGCCGAAACATCCGGCAAGCCTACCGCTTTCTGAGCGAGCACTACGCCGAGGGAGACGAAATTTACATCTTCGGCTTCTCCCGCGGCGCCTTCACTGCCCGCAGCCTCGTGGGCTACCTCTACGCCGCCGGTCTCCTGAAGCCGCGCTTCTGCACCCCGGAGAACGAGCGCCGCGCGTGGCGCCACTACCGCCGCAAGCCGCAGGACCGCTTCTGTGCCGAGTGGTTCGCCCTCGAACCCTACGTCTTCGACCGCACGTCATTTCGCGTCGCTTGCCTCGGCGTCTTCGACACCGTCGGCGCCCTCGGCGTGCCACTCAGCTTTTTTCGCATCGCGAATGCGGAGCGCTACGCGTTCCACAGCACCGAACTTTCCTCCATCGTCGATGTCAGCCTGCACGCCGTGGCCATTGACGAGCGCCGCCGCCCCTTCGAGGCTGCGCTCTGGCAGCGGCCCAAGTTCAAGCGCGACGAGCAGGCCAAGGTCGAGCAGGTCTGGTTTCCCGGTGCCCACGCCGATATCGGCGGCGGCTACGCAGACTGGACCCGTGACAACCCTCTCCGGACGGGCCGTGAGGAACTCGCCCTCGCCTGGATGATCGCCCGCGTGAACGCGTTGACGCCGGGGCTTCACTTCGCCCGCTTCGAGGATCGCGGGCGACGCCCGCTGCGGATCGATCTGCCCGCGGCCATCAAGGCAACGATCCACCGGCCCTGGCGTACCCTCACGCAGTACCGGCGGGCTGCGCGCACCATCAACCAGATCCCGCCGCTCTCCGAGCGTGGCACGAAGCCGGTCGGTGCGATGCCGCATGCCGAGCCGATCTACGAGGCGGTGCATATCGCCGCCCTCGTGCTGCTGGCTCACCCGGACGGCGTCCCGTTCGAGAGGGACACGTGGCTGACGCCGTACCGGCCGGTCAACCTCGTCGCCGCGCTGCCGGCCATCGCCGCAACCTATCGCGTGGCCGATGCCGCGATCTGGCGGATCTGGGAACCTTTCACCCGCCGGCTGCCGGATGGCACCGTCTCCGAGCCGGAACTCTGCGTGGTCGATTGGGATGGCAGGCGCATCCCCCGCAGCTTGGTGGGCGACGATCCCTGCGGCCTCGCTGTGCTGAGGTTGCTGCCGGTGAATCCTGAGATCCTCGGCCTCACCCGCCGGCCGGTTCCGCAAGCGGGCGTGTCGACCGTCATACCGGTCTGCTGA
- a CDS encoding AmpG family muropeptide MFS transporter: MAAQAATPETPAKTKPRKLRLRDITEDKRVAQMLALGFSSGLPLLLVLGTFTLRLADSGIDIKTIGLFSYVALPYSLKFLWAPSIDRVDVPFLAPRLGRKRAWMIVTQIATALALVLMAFADPKDHLALIGLGAFLVAFCAATQDVVIDGWRIEAAGTDLQGIMAATSNLGYRFGLILAGAGALYVAAYGGWTLAYLCMAALMGVGLIAALLATPYDRPREAATGKRDLPAAVRRAVLEPLTELHARMGNALFAVLALVALYRMPDFVSGVMANPLYITLGYGKAEIATIVKLFGIWVGIAGGFAGGWSIARLGMFPTLVIGAFIAAASHLSLAWLALGDPEQWRLAIAVSIESLCGSFAGIALIAYMSSLTTPGFAATQYALFSSLYALPGKLVAGTSGFVVAAYGFPTFFAMTAAVGIPVVALCFAVGRIPQRTAPAESPAEAVPEAVPGNPTAPVGLASAEAGPEIPPKVARAQT; this comes from the coding sequence ATGGCGGCGCAAGCAGCGACCCCCGAAACGCCCGCGAAGACGAAGCCGCGCAAGCTGCGCCTGCGCGACATCACCGAGGACAAGCGCGTCGCGCAGATGCTGGCGCTCGGCTTCTCCTCCGGCCTGCCGCTCCTGCTCGTGCTCGGCACCTTCACCCTGCGGCTCGCCGATTCCGGCATCGACATCAAGACGATCGGTCTGTTCAGCTACGTCGCGCTGCCCTACTCGCTGAAGTTCCTCTGGGCGCCCTCGATCGACCGGGTCGACGTGCCGTTCCTGGCCCCGCGCCTCGGCCGCAAGCGCGCCTGGATGATCGTGACGCAGATCGCCACCGCCCTGGCGCTGGTGCTGATGGCCTTCGCCGACCCGAAGGACCATCTCGCGCTCATCGGCCTCGGCGCCTTCCTCGTCGCCTTCTGCGCCGCCACCCAGGACGTGGTGATCGACGGCTGGCGCATCGAGGCGGCGGGCACCGACCTGCAGGGCATCATGGCCGCCACCTCGAACCTCGGCTACCGGTTCGGGTTGATCCTGGCCGGCGCCGGCGCGCTCTACGTCGCGGCCTATGGCGGCTGGACGCTCGCCTATCTCTGCATGGCCGCGCTGATGGGCGTCGGCCTGATCGCGGCGCTCCTCGCCACGCCCTACGACCGGCCGCGCGAGGCGGCGACGGGCAAGCGCGACCTGCCGGCCGCCGTGCGCCGCGCCGTGCTGGAGCCGCTGACGGAACTCCACGCCCGGATGGGCAACGCCCTGTTCGCGGTGCTGGCGCTGGTCGCGCTCTACCGGATGCCGGACTTCGTTTCCGGGGTGATGGCCAACCCGCTCTACATCACGCTCGGCTACGGCAAGGCGGAGATCGCCACCATCGTCAAGCTGTTCGGCATCTGGGTCGGCATCGCCGGGGGCTTTGCGGGCGGCTGGTCGATCGCCCGGCTCGGCATGTTCCCGACCCTGGTGATCGGCGCCTTCATCGCCGCCGCCTCGCACCTGTCGCTGGCGTGGCTGGCGCTCGGCGATCCAGAGCAATGGCGCCTCGCCATCGCGGTCTCGATCGAGAGCCTGTGCGGTTCCTTCGCCGGCATCGCGCTCATCGCCTACATGTCGAGCCTGACCACGCCGGGCTTTGCCGCCACGCAATACGCCCTGTTCTCCTCGCTCTACGCCCTGCCGGGCAAGCTGGTCGCCGGCACCTCCGGCTTCGTGGTAGCGGCCTACGGCTTCCCGACCTTCTTCGCCATGACCGCGGCGGTCGGCATCCCCGTCGTCGCCCTCTGCTTTGCCGTCGGCCGTATCCCGCAGCGCACGGCGCCCGCGGAAAGCCCGGCCGAGGCCGTACCCGAAGCGGTGCCGGGGAACCCAACCGCCCCCGTCGGTCTTGCTTCAGCCGAAGCGGGCCCCGAGATCCCGCCCAAAGTCGCGAGGGCGCAGACGTGA
- the der gene encoding ribosome biogenesis GTPase Der: MDLPTVAIVGRPNVGKSTLFNRLVGRKLALVDDRPGVTRDRREGEGFIGDVAFRVIDTAGLEEADADSLLGRMRAQTEAAILEADAVLFVIDARAGVLPSDRPFAELVRRSGCPVILIANKAEGGAGMAGAYDAFSLGLGDPIPFSAEHGEGLGSLQDALREVLPEPDEEDEDGEGGKGLRVAIVGRPNAGKSTLINRMIGEDRLLVGPEAGITRDSISLDWEWRGRRIKLHDTAGMRRRARIDDKLEKLAVSDGLRAVRFAEVVVVLLDATIPFEKQDLTIVDLVESEGRAVVIGLNKWDLVADQPGLLKTLREDCTRLLPQVRGVSVVPLSGLAGEGIDKLMQAVVDASEVWSRRVSTARINAWLTEATQRNPPPAVSGRRIKIRYATQVKSRPPHFALFGNQLDALPKSYTRYLVNGLREAFDLPGAPIRLSLRTTKNPFEKG; this comes from the coding sequence ATGGATCTGCCGACCGTCGCGATCGTCGGACGCCCGAATGTCGGCAAGTCGACCCTGTTCAACCGGCTGGTCGGGCGCAAGCTCGCCCTGGTGGATGACCGCCCCGGAGTGACCCGCGACCGCCGCGAGGGCGAGGGCTTCATCGGCGACGTCGCCTTCCGCGTCATCGACACCGCCGGCCTCGAAGAAGCGGATGCCGACTCGCTGCTTGGCCGGATGCGGGCCCAGACCGAGGCCGCGATCCTCGAAGCCGACGCGGTGCTGTTCGTGATCGACGCCCGCGCCGGCGTCCTGCCGTCCGACCGGCCCTTCGCCGAACTGGTGCGCCGCTCCGGCTGCCCCGTCATCCTCATCGCCAACAAAGCCGAGGGCGGCGCTGGGATGGCGGGGGCCTACGACGCGTTCTCGCTGGGGCTCGGCGACCCGATCCCGTTCTCCGCCGAGCACGGCGAGGGCCTGGGCTCGCTGCAGGATGCGCTGCGCGAGGTTCTGCCCGAACCCGACGAGGAGGACGAGGACGGGGAGGGCGGCAAGGGCCTGCGCGTCGCCATCGTCGGGCGCCCGAACGCCGGCAAGTCCACCCTCATCAACCGGATGATCGGCGAGGACCGCCTGCTGGTCGGGCCCGAGGCCGGCATCACCCGCGATTCGATCTCCCTCGATTGGGAGTGGCGCGGGCGCCGGATCAAGCTGCACGACACCGCCGGCATGCGCCGCCGGGCCCGCATCGACGACAAGCTGGAAAAGCTCGCGGTCTCGGACGGCCTGCGCGCCGTGCGCTTCGCCGAGGTCGTGGTCGTGCTCCTCGATGCGACGATCCCGTTCGAGAAGCAGGATCTCACCATCGTCGATCTCGTCGAGAGCGAGGGCCGCGCCGTGGTGATCGGCCTCAACAAGTGGGATCTCGTCGCCGACCAGCCGGGGCTGCTCAAGACCCTGCGGGAAGACTGCACCCGCCTGCTGCCGCAGGTGCGTGGCGTCTCGGTGGTGCCGCTGTCGGGGCTCGCGGGCGAGGGGATCGACAAGCTGATGCAGGCGGTGGTCGATGCCTCCGAGGTGTGGAGCCGGCGCGTCTCGACGGCGCGGATCAACGCGTGGCTCACCGAGGCGACGCAGCGCAACCCGCCGCCCGCGGTCTCCGGCCGGCGCATCAAGATCCGCTACGCCACCCAGGTGAAGAGCCGCCCGCCCCACTTCGCCCTGTTCGGCAACCAGCTCGACGCCCTGCCGAAATCCTATACCCGCTACCTCGTCAACGGCCTGCGCGAAGCGTTCGACCTGCCCGGTGCGCCGATCCGGCTGTCCCTGCGCACGACGAAGAACCCGTTCGAGAAGGGCTGA
- a CDS encoding histidine kinase dimerization/phosphoacceptor domain -containing protein has product MTGFPKGASLPSGVTVEVFAAAFEASPTPMVVTDPRRGDNPVVWANGAFLALTGYDREELYGHNCRMLQGPRTDAAVLETLRAALAAGRPFEGELLNYRKDGTAFWNGMTINPVCNEAGKVLFFFSAQADMTDKHRLELAMRDANDALEREVSERTADLRSALEQKTALLHEVDHRVKNNLQVISSLMLLKARRTPVGDARDALQAMADRIGALSTAHRMLYSEGDVSRFDFREFTDDLIADLAAGLDGDRTRIETEIEALALSAAMAAPLALLIHELTTNALLHAFPEARRGRVAIEAHRCETGMRLVIQDDGIGMASAPPNPAGFGRTLVEMVVRQLRGTLEWSDAGPGTRITITIPLVGTDAL; this is encoded by the coding sequence ATGACGGGTTTTCCCAAAGGAGCGAGCCTACCCTCGGGCGTGACGGTGGAGGTCTTCGCGGCAGCCTTCGAGGCCAGCCCGACACCGATGGTCGTCACCGATCCGCGGCGGGGGGACAACCCGGTCGTCTGGGCCAACGGCGCCTTTCTGGCGCTCACCGGCTATGACCGCGAGGAACTCTACGGCCACAATTGCCGTATGCTGCAAGGTCCGCGCACCGATGCGGCGGTGCTGGAGACGCTGCGGGCGGCGCTCGCCGCCGGCAGGCCGTTCGAGGGCGAGTTGCTCAACTACCGCAAGGACGGCACGGCGTTCTGGAACGGCATGACGATCAACCCCGTCTGCAACGAGGCGGGCAAGGTTCTGTTCTTCTTCTCGGCCCAGGCCGACATGACCGACAAGCACCGCCTGGAACTGGCGATGCGCGACGCCAACGACGCGCTGGAGCGCGAGGTGAGCGAGCGCACCGCCGACCTGCGCTCGGCGCTCGAACAGAAGACCGCGCTGCTCCACGAGGTCGATCACCGGGTCAAGAACAACCTCCAGGTCATCTCCTCGCTGATGCTGCTGAAGGCTCGCCGCACGCCCGTGGGCGATGCCCGCGACGCGCTCCAGGCCATGGCCGACCGGATCGGCGCCCTCTCCACCGCCCACCGGATGCTGTACTCGGAGGGCGACGTCTCCCGCTTCGACTTCAGGGAATTCACCGACGACCTGATCGCCGACCTCGCCGCCGGACTCGACGGGGACCGCACCCGGATCGAGACCGAGATCGAGGCGCTGGCGCTCTCCGCCGCCATGGCCGCACCGCTGGCGCTGCTGATCCACGAATTGACGACGAACGCCCTGCTCCACGCCTTCCCGGAGGCGCGCCGCGGCCGGGTCGCCATCGAGGCACACCGTTGCGAGACGGGGATGCGCCTCGTCATTCAAGACGACGGCATCGGCATGGCCTCGGCGCCACCCAATCCCGCCGGCTTCGGCCGCACCCTGGTCGAGATGGTGGTGCGCCAGTTGCGTGGCACCCTCGAATGGTCGGATGCCGGGCCCGGCACGCGGATCACGATCACGATCCCGCTCGTCGGGACCGACGCATTGTGA
- a CDS encoding NnrU family protein yields MLVLILGLVLFLGTHAFSMARARRAEVIGRIGEGRFKLGYTLLSVLGLILTVYGYGLYRGDGMIPVWSPPLWTRHLAVLLTLFAFISLAATYLPGHIRTRLKHPMLLGVKIWATAHLLANGDLGSILLFGSFLAWAVVARISAKRRTLTAGQVAQQHGGQAAPAGWRNDAIAVVVGVVAWFVFGKYLHPLLIGVAAWPGQA; encoded by the coding sequence ATGCTGGTTCTGATCCTCGGCCTCGTGCTGTTCCTCGGCACGCACGCCTTCTCCATGGCCCGCGCCCGGCGCGCGGAGGTGATCGGCCGGATCGGCGAGGGGCGGTTCAAGCTCGGCTACACCCTGCTCTCGGTGCTGGGCCTGATCCTGACCGTCTACGGCTACGGGCTCTACCGGGGGGACGGCATGATCCCGGTCTGGTCGCCGCCGCTCTGGACCCGGCATCTCGCGGTACTGCTGACGCTGTTCGCCTTCATCAGCCTCGCTGCGACCTACCTGCCGGGCCACATCCGCACCCGGCTCAAGCATCCGATGCTGCTGGGCGTGAAGATCTGGGCGACCGCCCACCTCCTGGCCAACGGCGATCTCGGCTCGATCCTGCTGTTCGGCTCCTTCCTCGCCTGGGCGGTGGTCGCCCGCATCAGCGCCAAGCGCCGCACGCTCACGGCCGGTCAGGTGGCGCAGCAGCATGGCGGGCAGGCCGCGCCGGCCGGCTGGCGCAACGACGCCATCGCCGTGGTCGTCGGCGTCGTGGCATGGTTCGTGTTCGGCAAGTACCTGCACCCGCTGCTCATCGGCGTCGCCGCTTGGCCGGGACAGGCTTGA
- a CDS encoding tetratricopeptide repeat protein: protein MAENNEFIREVDEDYRRDQIANIWKRYNALIIAGAILLVAGVGGYNYWRHAERTRAEAASEQFDRANRLAKDGKAEEADRDFAAIQADGPGGYALLARFRLAAEATKRDAAAGAVAYDKLAADSGVSDALRDLARLRAALLRLDGTDPNPALTSLQGLAAPTNAFRHTAREMLGLTALKRGEIEGAGRWFDQIGADGETPQGLRQRVEIYQALVAGGAVTVTEAKPENAAPPPITR, encoded by the coding sequence ATGGCCGAGAACAACGAGTTCATCCGCGAGGTCGACGAGGATTACCGCCGCGACCAGATCGCCAACATCTGGAAGCGCTACAACGCGCTGATCATCGCCGGGGCGATCCTCCTCGTGGCCGGCGTCGGCGGCTACAATTACTGGCGCCATGCCGAGCGCACCCGCGCCGAGGCGGCCTCCGAGCAGTTCGATCGGGCCAACCGCCTCGCCAAGGACGGCAAGGCGGAGGAGGCCGACCGCGACTTCGCCGCGATCCAGGCCGACGGGCCGGGGGGCTACGCCCTGCTCGCCCGCTTCCGCCTCGCCGCCGAGGCGACCAAGCGCGATGCGGCCGCCGGGGCGGTGGCCTACGATAAACTCGCTGCCGATTCCGGGGTCAGCGATGCCCTGCGCGACCTCGCTCGCCTGCGCGCGGCGCTGCTGCGCCTCGACGGCACCGATCCGAACCCGGCGCTGACCAGCCTCCAGGGCCTTGCCGCCCCGACCAACGCCTTCCGCCACACCGCCCGCGAGATGCTCGGCCTCACCGCGCTCAAGCGCGGCGAGATCGAGGGCGCCGGCCGCTGGTTCGACCAGATCGGCGCCGACGGCGAGACGCCCCAGGGCCTGCGTCAGCGGGTCGAGATCTACCAGGCGCTGGTCGCCGGTGGCGCCGTCACCGTGACGGAGGCCAAGCCCGAGAATGCCGCGCCGCCGCCGATCACCCGCTGA